The proteins below are encoded in one region of Picrophilus oshimae DSM 9789:
- a CDS encoding YrhK family protein, whose product MDDITNQIIKIIKNGYYTYNLKVSDIMGMVSSITGMDRDLILQENKWSMDQSIYSIEYKNVDITIFKLIISYFKGNPFINDLMILSYYDRKLSMIILDIIKQNDYRIGENDIRAALPVLSNSDFLNSEELADYYNDLNLSFSPANYKDYIQMDWFIDLIIMLKDGLYGSNYNYIEYLQSSIKESFYLGVLELIKKQMLAGLVINIRSFLNTGWVNKKLYEYSLKIKKREKLSSFYSMLSIGNDIMIGLEFIIGSFEFLPAGNYILGVYLFIAGSSQLLIRPGITIARNIHLNMIHRKKIRI is encoded by the coding sequence ATGGATGATATTACAAACCAGATAATAAAGATAATAAAAAATGGTTACTACACTTACAACCTAAAGGTTTCTGATATAATGGGCATGGTATCATCTATAACAGGCATGGATAGGGATTTGATATTGCAGGAAAATAAATGGAGCATGGATCAATCAATATATTCAATAGAATATAAAAATGTGGATATAACAATATTTAAATTGATAATATCGTATTTTAAAGGAAATCCATTTATAAATGATTTAATGATACTATCTTATTATGATAGAAAACTCTCCATGATAATCCTTGATATAATAAAGCAGAATGATTACAGAATAGGAGAAAATGATATCAGGGCTGCACTCCCTGTGCTTTCAAACAGTGATTTTTTGAATTCTGAAGAGCTTGCAGATTATTATAATGATCTTAATTTATCATTTTCCCCTGCAAATTATAAAGATTACATTCAAATGGACTGGTTCATAGATTTAATAATTATGCTAAAGGATGGCCTCTATGGATCAAACTACAATTACATAGAATACCTTCAGAGCTCAATTAAGGAGAGCTTTTATCTTGGCGTACTTGAACTTATTAAAAAACAGATGCTGGCAGGGCTTGTTATAAACATAAGATCATTTTTGAATACCGGCTGGGTGAACAAAAAACTTTACGAGTATTCATTGAAAATAAAGAAGAGGGAAAAGTTATCATCATTTTATTCAATGCTTTCCATTGGAAATGATATAATGATAGGCCTGGAATTTATAATAGGCAGCTTTGAGTTTCTCCCGGCAGGAAATTACATACTTGGTGTTTATTTATTCATAGCAGGAAGTTCACAGCTGCTTATTAGGCCTGGCATAACAATAGCCAGGAATATACATTTAAACATGATACACAGAAAAAAGATACGCATATAA
- a CDS encoding 4Fe-4S binding protein has product MALAMAYAIAYARKASSQLQRFIVYLLLSMMNSMLIGPLFYYMFKISIVRAAEVSAFAMMIEVIPFLGKFLSDVMNERSGSKTFLYIYTGIFVILDEIIMSLDFNLISGLQNSLNLYSVIYSLSSYWFVFPMAFEMFLSAFLLRKDINKFMIIVFSVQAAVMLLMPVIFSGFWVPVSIYLSGAIMTGFFIYMFEHLYRKQSISSSSGRYIIWLLTGYSLMMGSIFLWQYNGSLILISISMIIYMSIYLNGILRYSFNDKKFFWIANRRWSLIYMIMVFVSEFFMGATFDAQYYGATPFISSMNLAAVSGTFYNIMASSLYDFIAFFGITALSTWFLIMMGIEMGSLVVFRLKSAHPENRIRLILMLCAYAIYSVLIPSFIIPNNSKIPFIGWSMGIGSGGPVAPDLIIPIVLTYVISGLLSFFFGSRQMCSVFCTAPVMYQGTFYDSMKKFNRSGKISKSITLSNRSGKLIYRIISLMVYSSIGMAAVISFLDSIHATSLYIYGTDPEYMLYIFYFGVLWYLVFITMPVLGSYACINTGYCHWGNFNRFISRFGFFRLKVKDPSACLTCKTKDCATACPVGNHEMPGSFIKNGYYKDSRCIGIGDCLEACPNDNIFFYDVRQYLRKKITKNENLDATK; this is encoded by the coding sequence ATGGCCTTGGCCATGGCCTATGCAATAGCCTATGCAAGGAAGGCATCATCACAGCTTCAGAGGTTCATTGTTTATCTTTTATTGTCCATGATGAACAGCATGCTCATAGGTCCGCTTTTCTATTATATGTTTAAAATCTCAATTGTAAGGGCCGCCGAGGTATCAGCATTTGCAATGATGATTGAGGTTATACCATTCCTTGGAAAATTTTTATCTGATGTAATGAATGAAAGATCAGGTTCAAAAACCTTCCTTTACATTTATACAGGAATCTTTGTAATACTTGATGAAATAATAATGAGTCTTGATTTTAATCTTATATCGGGGTTGCAAAACTCTTTAAATTTATATTCTGTAATATATTCATTATCAAGCTACTGGTTTGTTTTTCCAATGGCCTTTGAGATGTTTCTCAGCGCGTTTCTTTTAAGAAAGGATATAAATAAATTTATGATCATTGTTTTTTCCGTGCAGGCCGCGGTAATGCTTTTAATGCCTGTTATCTTTTCCGGTTTCTGGGTTCCAGTATCAATATACCTTTCAGGGGCAATAATGACCGGGTTTTTTATATACATGTTCGAGCACCTTTACAGAAAGCAATCAATTAGCAGTTCCTCTGGAAGGTATATAATATGGCTTTTGACAGGTTACAGCCTTATGATGGGTTCGATATTTCTATGGCAGTACAATGGATCATTGATATTGATATCAATATCTATGATAATCTACATGTCAATATATCTTAACGGCATACTTAGATACAGCTTCAACGATAAAAAGTTCTTCTGGATAGCCAATAGAAGATGGTCATTAATATACATGATCATGGTTTTTGTTTCAGAGTTCTTTATGGGTGCAACCTTCGATGCACAGTACTATGGCGCGACACCATTTATATCTTCAATGAACCTTGCAGCGGTATCAGGTACATTTTATAATATAATGGCATCGTCATTATACGATTTTATAGCATTTTTTGGGATAACAGCACTATCAACATGGTTTTTAATAATGATGGGCATTGAGATGGGCTCCCTTGTTGTTTTCAGGCTTAAGAGCGCGCATCCTGAAAACAGAATAAGATTAATATTAATGCTCTGTGCCTATGCCATTTACAGTGTGTTAATACCATCGTTTATTATACCGAACAATTCCAAAATACCTTTTATAGGCTGGAGCATGGGTATTGGCTCTGGCGGCCCTGTTGCCCCTGATCTGATCATACCAATAGTATTAACATATGTTATAAGCGGTTTATTATCATTTTTCTTTGGATCAAGACAGATGTGCTCTGTATTTTGCACGGCACCTGTTATGTACCAGGGAACATTCTACGATTCAATGAAAAAGTTTAACAGATCCGGGAAAATATCAAAATCAATAACACTGTCAAACAGATCCGGGAAGCTAATTTACAGAATAATCTCATTGATGGTCTATTCATCGATAGGCATGGCCGCAGTTATATCATTTTTGGACTCAATACATGCAACATCGCTTTATATATATGGTACAGACCCGGAATACATGCTTTACATATTTTATTTCGGTGTTTTATGGTATCTCGTCTTTATAACAATGCCCGTTCTCGGCTCATATGCATGCATAAATACAGGATACTGCCACTGGGGCAATTTCAACAGATTCATTTCAAGGTTCGGCTTCTTCAGATTGAAGGTGAAAGATCCGTCAGCGTGCCTTACATGCAAAACAAAGGACTGCGCAACAGCATGTCCCGTTGGAAACCATGAAATGCCAGGCAGTTTTATAAAAAATGGTTATTATAAAGATTCAAGATGCATTGGCATTGGGGACTGCCTTGAAGCATGTCCAAACGATAATATATTCTTTTACGATGTAAGGCAATATTTAAGGAAAAAAATAACAAAGAATGAGAACCTTGATGCAACAAAGTGA
- a CDS encoding MFS transporter — protein sequence MEYVSYHGNPVKFMRRITILSSMGIVMDGYTLTVFSYALLYLIPEMHLSSYEISIMGISSIMGVFVGSVIFGHLADKYGRKSIYLYDLIFVSIFIFITGFSVNYIEFSIFQFLAGIGIGADYPVSSSIQAEYSPQEKRGKYLVFNIFSFSIGSLIFLIVAIPLVLFTGPYAWRYMYIIGAVFPLIVLFSRNSLEETPYWLKEKFGDNALKNLDKKIESETGFHFMGIPELEKGKSKLSDIFSKKYILMTIFVSIAWFSYDVVSYGIWTYSPLIFSTQISSVYTNLYVVFSGMAESVPVFIGFIIAIYYVERIGRRPLLIIGFLGSLIVLISFFFINEFISITFLFTFSAFGLVHFFHNIGPSPMTYDYPVEIFPTRIRASAMGFSTSFSRLGSILAVFSFPFIDALFGLKAIVIYFAAFEFIGLIITLLLAPETKNTPLK from the coding sequence ATGGAATATGTTAGTTATCATGGAAATCCTGTAAAATTCATGAGAAGAATAACCATACTCTCATCAATGGGTATAGTTATGGATGGTTATACATTAACCGTTTTTTCATATGCCCTTTTATATTTAATACCGGAGATGCATCTATCCAGCTATGAGATCTCAATAATGGGTATATCATCAATAATGGGTGTCTTTGTTGGAAGTGTAATATTTGGCCATCTTGCAGATAAATATGGCAGAAAATCAATATACTTATACGATTTAATATTTGTTTCCATATTTATCTTCATAACAGGATTTTCTGTAAATTACATAGAGTTTTCAATTTTCCAGTTTCTGGCCGGAATAGGCATAGGTGCGGATTATCCTGTGAGCTCATCAATACAGGCTGAATATTCACCGCAGGAAAAACGTGGCAAATACCTTGTCTTTAATATATTTTCATTCTCCATAGGCTCTTTAATATTTTTAATAGTTGCAATACCCCTTGTGCTTTTCACCGGCCCATATGCATGGCGCTATATGTATATTATAGGTGCTGTTTTTCCATTAATAGTTCTCTTCTCAAGGAACAGTCTTGAGGAGACGCCGTACTGGCTGAAGGAAAAATTCGGTGACAATGCACTTAAAAACCTCGACAAAAAAATAGAGAGCGAAACCGGTTTCCATTTCATGGGCATTCCGGAGCTGGAAAAGGGTAAAAGTAAATTATCCGATATATTCAGCAAAAAATACATATTAATGACAATCTTTGTTTCAATAGCATGGTTCTCATATGATGTTGTCAGCTATGGTATATGGACATATTCACCTTTAATATTCTCAACGCAGATAAGCTCTGTTTACACCAATTTATACGTTGTTTTTTCAGGCATGGCAGAATCCGTTCCTGTTTTTATCGGCTTTATAATAGCCATATACTATGTTGAGCGCATCGGCAGGAGGCCGCTTTTAATAATTGGCTTTTTGGGCTCATTGATAGTTCTGATATCATTCTTTTTTATAAATGAATTTATATCAATAACGTTTTTATTCACATTCAGCGCCTTCGGACTGGTTCACTTCTTCCATAATATAGGACCAAGCCCAATGACGTATGATTATCCTGTTGAAATATTTCCGACAAGAATAAGGGCAAGTGCCATGGGCTTTTCAACATCATTTTCAAGGCTCGGATCAATACTTGCCGTATTTTCATTTCCATTTATCGATGCGCTGTTTGGTCTTAAGGCAATAGTAATATACTTTGCAGCCTTTGAATTCATAGGTCTGATTATAACTCTTTTGCTTGCGCCTGAGACAAAAAATACACCATTAAAATAA
- a CDS encoding deoxyhypusine synthase produces the protein MDRNELLKEPVKDISIKSETTISELIGMFGRSGGFTAKKIYEGYEIIKEMFNDDETTFLSFPADIISTGTRGIINELVKRKLVDVIITTNGTLDHDIARTYRDYYAGTFNFSDAMLRDLGINRLGNVFVPDESYGSIIEEKVMPILDELYKEKKEWSGYELIWELGKRINNESSIIYNAYKNRIPVFIPGMTDGSVGSQLWSFYEMNRDFRINLLEDEHKLSDIIFDAKKTGAIMIGGGISKHHTIWWNQFRDGLNQAVYITTAQEYDGSLSGAKLEEAISWKKVREDARFVNIYGDATVILPLIVAPFLK, from the coding sequence ATGGACAGAAATGAACTTCTTAAGGAACCTGTAAAGGATATATCAATAAAATCAGAAACAACAATTTCAGAGCTAATAGGCATGTTTGGAAGGAGTGGCGGTTTCACTGCAAAAAAGATTTATGAGGGCTATGAGATAATAAAGGAAATGTTTAATGATGATGAAACAACATTTTTGTCCTTCCCGGCAGACATTATATCTACTGGTACCAGGGGCATAATAAATGAGCTTGTAAAAAGGAAGCTTGTTGATGTTATTATAACAACAAACGGCACACTTGATCACGATATAGCTAGAACCTATAGAGATTATTACGCAGGTACATTCAATTTCAGTGATGCCATGCTCAGGGATCTTGGCATAAACAGGCTTGGCAACGTCTTTGTACCTGATGAAAGCTACGGTTCAATAATAGAGGAAAAGGTCATGCCCATTCTTGATGAACTTTACAAGGAAAAGAAGGAATGGTCAGGATATGAGCTTATATGGGAGCTTGGAAAGAGGATAAACAATGAATCATCGATAATCTACAATGCATATAAAAACAGGATACCGGTTTTTATACCCGGTATGACTGACGGCTCCGTTGGCTCACAGCTATGGTCATTCTATGAAATGAACAGGGACTTTAGAATAAATCTTTTAGAGGATGAGCACAAATTGTCTGATATAATCTTCGATGCAAAGAAGACCGGTGCAATAATGATCGGCGGCGGTATTTCAAAGCATCACACAATATGGTGGAACCAGTTCAGGGATGGCCTTAACCAGGCGGTGTATATAACAACGGCACAGGAATATGATGGTTCTTTATCCGGTGCAAAGCTTGAGGAGGCCATATCCTGGAAGAAGGTCAGGGAGGATGCAAGGTTTGTTAACATATATGGCGACGCCACGGTTATACTCCCATTGATTGTTGCGCCATTCTTAAAATGA
- a CDS encoding bifunctional folylpolyglutamate synthase/dihydrofolate synthase, with the protein MDDILNYLYELKREGIKLGLDTTRAFAEHLGNPQDKYKKIHIAGTNGKGSISSYIYNILRQRYNTGLYTSPHLIKFNERIIFNKEMISDDYIINFISENREYIDKLSKIKMNPTFFETTTVMAFKYFYDMHADYAAIEVGLGGRLDSTNIIIPEISIIGQIGYEHYQKLGCSLTSIAYEKGGIIKPGIPVVLQDKKPEVLAEIKKLSQVRKSKLILSEDYSKSTEPELYNFKMVFDLKTPLNEYHIESNNLGLYQVKNIKTAVAALENMDTSINKHDVESGIDKAIWHGRMEIIRASPLVIIDSAHNPPAASNLVPSFKKFIKKKPLLLIGMLSDKDVFSFLTIMRQLSDKIVLTMPNEPDRALDPDNIKDIASSIYRDVKIIKDPLSAYDYSLKNSDCILVCGSMYLIGDIMSREKVGILPFIDIGKKISKEIG; encoded by the coding sequence ATGGACGATATTTTAAACTATCTTTACGAATTAAAGCGTGAGGGTATAAAGCTTGGCCTTGATACAACCAGGGCCTTTGCAGAACATCTTGGCAATCCACAGGATAAATATAAAAAGATACATATTGCAGGAACCAATGGAAAGGGTTCAATATCAAGCTACATATATAATATATTAAGGCAGAGATATAATACAGGATTATACACGTCACCACATCTTATAAAATTTAACGAGAGAATTATATTTAATAAGGAAATGATCAGCGATGATTATATAATAAATTTTATCTCTGAAAACAGGGAATATATAGATAAGCTATCAAAAATAAAAATGAATCCAACATTTTTTGAGACAACAACGGTCATGGCCTTTAAGTATTTTTATGATATGCATGCTGATTATGCTGCAATAGAGGTTGGCCTTGGCGGCCGTCTTGATTCAACAAACATTATAATTCCGGAGATAAGCATAATAGGCCAGATAGGTTACGAGCACTACCAGAAGCTTGGCTGCTCGCTTACATCCATAGCATATGAGAAGGGTGGTATAATAAAGCCCGGAATACCCGTTGTCCTGCAGGATAAAAAGCCTGAGGTTCTGGCAGAGATAAAAAAATTATCACAGGTGAGAAAATCAAAATTGATACTATCCGAGGATTACTCAAAAAGCACGGAGCCTGAGCTATACAATTTTAAGATGGTCTTTGATTTAAAAACGCCGTTAAACGAGTATCATATAGAATCAAATAATCTGGGGCTCTACCAGGTAAAAAATATAAAAACGGCCGTTGCAGCACTGGAAAACATGGATACAAGTATAAATAAGCATGATGTTGAAAGCGGTATAGATAAGGCCATATGGCATGGCAGGATGGAGATCATAAGGGCATCCCCGCTGGTAATAATAGACTCTGCACATAATCCACCGGCAGCAAGCAATCTGGTACCATCGTTCAAAAAATTCATAAAAAAGAAGCCGCTTTTGTTAATTGGCATGCTTTCTGACAAGGACGTCTTTTCATTTTTAACAATTATGAGGCAGCTATCAGATAAAATAGTTTTAACAATGCCGAATGAGCCGGACAGGGCCCTGGACCCGGATAATATAAAGGATATTGCATCATCAATATACAGGGATGTAAAGATAATAAAGGACCCTTTATCGGCATATGATTACTCATTAAAAAACAGTGACTGCATTCTTGTCTGTGGATCAATGTATTTAATAGGCGATATAATGTCAAGGGAAAAGGTTGGCATCCTTCCATTTATAGATATTGGTAAAAAAATCAGTAAAGAAATTGGTTAA
- a CDS encoding family 1 glycosylhydrolase codes for MHIRFINGFMSGFHLGYLQNNKNLPENSDWYQWTHDKNVRMMNYIRDGYPEDNKIEYLNDNVIRDLHDNNFNLIKIDMDWPSLFPDGTGDINCDVKFNDKGDVIDISMNDRLFNDLRRAADDGIVEKYYNFIENARSHGIKTMVTLYDGVLPLWLHDPLDTNKNIFKSERSGWLNKNIVAEFAKYAYYISRRINNADFYITINNGNDIINHGYLYGNLDGYPPGISGYDASIISMRNMAYSHNIAYKILSGINKTGISVSYNNYIPYDEASIEIADYTGYLMNKLILFNSLYGLFDNDLSNRFDERRINEFHGSDFIEIDYSGNICTKYTGQDVLPLPLRFTFMPVCPDNNVEPMMERAIYDLYSSFKFDLFTGEKFPGNDDKRLEFIKRSLIDVHKSMNFVKIIGNIYSTLYDGYEFSKGFAERCGMIDIKNNKKDSFYLYSKIINDGIDEK; via the coding sequence ATGCATATAAGATTTATCAATGGTTTTATGTCCGGCTTTCATTTGGGCTATTTACAGAATAATAAAAATTTACCAGAAAACAGCGACTGGTACCAGTGGACACATGACAAAAATGTGAGAATGATGAACTATATCAGGGACGGATACCCGGAGGATAATAAAATTGAATATCTCAATGATAATGTTATAAGGGATCTGCATGATAATAATTTTAATTTAATAAAAATAGACATGGACTGGCCATCCCTATTTCCGGACGGAACCGGCGATATAAACTGCGATGTGAAATTTAATGACAAGGGTGACGTCATAGATATATCAATGAACGACAGGCTTTTTAATGATCTAAGGAGGGCCGCCGATGATGGTATTGTTGAAAAGTATTATAATTTCATAGAAAATGCAAGGTCACATGGCATTAAAACAATGGTTACACTTTACGATGGCGTTCTTCCATTGTGGCTTCACGATCCCCTTGATACAAATAAAAATATCTTTAAATCAGAAAGATCGGGCTGGCTAAATAAGAACATTGTTGCTGAATTTGCAAAGTATGCATATTATATATCAAGAAGAATAAACAATGCAGATTTTTATATAACAATAAACAATGGCAATGATATTATAAATCATGGATATTTATACGGAAATCTTGATGGCTATCCACCAGGGATATCAGGCTACGATGCATCGATAATTTCCATGAGGAATATGGCATATTCGCATAATATTGCATATAAGATTCTATCAGGGATAAATAAAACAGGCATATCGGTATCATATAACAATTACATACCATACGATGAGGCTTCCATTGAAATTGCAGATTACACCGGTTATTTAATGAATAAATTGATTTTATTTAATTCTCTCTACGGTCTATTTGATAATGATCTATCAAACAGATTTGATGAGAGGAGAATAAATGAATTCCATGGTTCAGATTTTATTGAGATTGATTACTCAGGAAACATTTGTACAAAATACACAGGCCAGGATGTATTGCCCTTGCCTTTAAGATTTACATTCATGCCTGTCTGCCCTGATAATAATGTTGAGCCCATGATGGAAAGGGCCATTTACGATTTATATTCATCATTTAAATTCGATCTATTTACAGGTGAAAAGTTTCCTGGAAATGATGATAAAAGATTGGAATTTATTAAAAGATCACTAATTGATGTTCATAAATCAATGAATTTCGTTAAAATCATTGGGAATATCTACTCAACGCTGTATGATGGCTATGAGTTTTCAAAGGGCTTTGCCGAACGCTGCGGTATGATTGACATAAAAAATAATAAAAAGGATTCATTTTATCTTTATTCGAAAATAATCAATGACGGAATAGATGAAAAATAA
- a CDS encoding ORC1-type DNA replication protein gives MDNPFIKYSRSDDYIIGNLKTLSSSYIPDNLPHREQQIELMARSLSSIMHGGIASNILLYGQSGSGKTSSAINVTNMLRSAAGDRVSIHYINCEIYDSHYSIMVHMVNSFIGEEQIPNLGLPFDRIYYELVKRIKSRNLYTLIILDEIDRLLSKNGSDSLYVILKLLGDTEGSIIGITNDSSFINKLDMRVRSRLNAESIIFTPYNADELRDILKFRINGVIKNGFIEDSAINLCAAIGAQEHGDARKAIELLRIAIEYCIRENRERVTIDDIYMARERFEMNILKESVKTLPIHSKMVLLSAILTQEVSSDIAVTGEIYENYKNICAEIGLQPLSTRRISDLMSSLDDLGLIVTTTRSMGRYGRTKLIKVSQPVAIKNYILEDENFKNFQGSRIVRQSKLRTNYDDI, from the coding sequence ATGGACAATCCCTTTATTAAATATTCAAGGTCTGATGATTATATTATCGGTAATTTAAAAACGCTTAGCAGTTCATACATACCTGACAATCTACCCCATAGGGAGCAGCAGATTGAGCTTATGGCAAGATCCCTGAGCTCGATCATGCATGGCGGCATTGCATCGAATATTCTACTTTATGGCCAGTCAGGATCTGGAAAAACATCATCCGCAATTAATGTAACGAACATGCTCAGGAGTGCGGCCGGCGACCGCGTTTCAATTCATTACATAAATTGCGAGATCTATGATTCTCACTATTCAATTATGGTTCATATGGTGAATTCCTTTATCGGGGAGGAGCAGATACCAAATCTTGGACTGCCATTTGACAGGATATACTACGAGCTTGTTAAAAGAATAAAATCAAGAAACCTGTATACATTAATAATACTTGATGAGATAGACCGGCTTTTATCAAAGAACGGCAGCGACTCACTTTATGTAATCTTAAAGCTTCTGGGGGATACAGAGGGCTCAATTATAGGTATAACAAACGACTCGTCGTTTATAAACAAGCTTGACATGCGTGTTAGGAGCAGGCTCAACGCCGAGAGCATAATTTTTACGCCGTATAATGCAGACGAGCTCCGCGATATATTAAAATTCAGGATCAACGGCGTTATAAAGAATGGTTTCATAGAAGACTCGGCAATAAATCTTTGCGCTGCCATTGGCGCCCAGGAACATGGAGACGCAAGAAAGGCCATAGAGCTATTAAGAATAGCAATAGAATACTGTATTAGAGAAAACAGGGAAAGGGTAACGATAGATGATATATACATGGCAAGGGAGCGCTTTGAAATGAACATATTAAAGGAATCTGTGAAGACACTGCCAATCCACTCGAAGATGGTGCTTTTAAGCGCAATACTAACCCAGGAGGTCAGCTCAGATATAGCGGTTACCGGTGAAATCTATGAAAATTATAAAAACATATGCGCCGAGATAGGTCTTCAACCATTATCAACAAGAAGAATATCAGATTTAATGTCATCCCTGGATGATCTAGGATTAATAGTAACCACAACCAGGAGCATGGGCAGGTATGGAAGAACAAAGCTGATAAAGGTTTCACAGCCGGTGGCCATAAAAAATTATATACTGGAGGATGAAAATTTTAAAAACTTTCAGGGATCAAGGATTGTAAGGCAGTCAAAGCTAAGGACAAATTATGATGATATATAA
- the lipB gene encoding lipoyl(octanoyl) transferase LipB, with product MPDFIIFETPMEYKPVLYFQRKLVDLRNNDKIDDTFIFLEHNDVYTAGVHYRGNDDIIRVERGGYETYHGPGQLVVYFIINLRERKMNALDLIKKIQNSVVNTLKYYNIESYPMLNEKTGVWHEDRKICSIGIAIRGFSTFHGMALNVNTDLSKFNRIMPCNFSPDIMTSMERISGRPFNINSVRERLIQSIEKEFDIKEKNIYKNVDLVGYGNGLLP from the coding sequence ATGCCAGATTTTATAATCTTTGAAACCCCAATGGAATATAAACCTGTACTTTATTTTCAAAGAAAACTTGTTGATCTAAGAAACAACGATAAAATAGATGATACATTTATATTTTTAGAACACAACGATGTATACACTGCCGGTGTTCATTACAGGGGCAATGACGACATTATAAGGGTTGAGCGTGGTGGTTACGAAACATACCATGGGCCAGGACAGCTTGTTGTATACTTTATAATAAATCTAAGGGAAAGAAAAATGAATGCCCTTGACCTGATAAAAAAAATACAGAACTCTGTTGTAAACACGCTTAAATATTATAATATTGAATCTTATCCAATGCTTAATGAAAAAACAGGCGTATGGCATGAAGATAGAAAGATATGTTCAATAGGCATAGCAATAAGGGGATTTTCCACCTTTCATGGCATGGCATTAAATGTTAATACAGATCTTTCAAAATTTAACAGAATCATGCCATGCAACTTTTCACCGGACATAATGACATCAATGGAGAGAATCTCCGGAAGGCCATTTAATATAAATTCTGTAAGGGAAAGGCTTATTCAATCAATAGAAAAAGAATTTGATATAAAAGAAAAAAACATATACAAAAATGTTGATTTAGTGGGCTATGGTAATGGACTGCTCCCTTAA
- a CDS encoding TenA family protein, translating into MKLSDVLNDKYIKSTVASIMNHPFINEMSYGTLSDEKFKYYLIQDDIYLKYYKEAASVIYKNTGNDDIKELYEMIGMEEPEFHLKMLEMFKINKEDINDSMLNYTNYSYINHLKRWSNENDVKGMLAMFPCQWTYDLIAQNTKINDDRFKFWFDFYKNDRYHEITEKYLSIMEKLDFDDLYLMIIRYGTLYELRYWDDAYYSKSDYISS; encoded by the coding sequence ATGAAATTATCTGATGTTTTAAACGATAAATACATAAAAAGCACTGTTGCATCAATAATGAACCATCCGTTTATAAACGAGATGTCCTATGGAACATTAAGCGATGAGAAATTTAAATATTATTTAATACAGGATGACATATATTTAAAATACTATAAGGAAGCGGCATCTGTTATATACAAAAACACCGGGAATGATGATATAAAAGAATTATATGAGATGATTGGCATGGAGGAGCCTGAATTCCATTTAAAGATGCTTGAGATGTTTAAAATAAACAAAGAGGATATAAATGATTCGATGCTAAATTACACAAATTATTCATATATAAATCATCTTAAAAGGTGGTCAAATGAAAATGATGTTAAGGGCATGCTTGCAATGTTCCCGTGCCAGTGGACATACGATTTAATAGCGCAAAACACAAAAATAAACGATGATAGATTCAAATTCTGGTTCGATTTCTATAAAAATGATAGATACCATGAGATCACAGAGAAGTACCTTTCAATAATGGAAAAACTTGATTTCGATGATTTATATCTCATGATAATAAGATACGGCACATTGTATGAATTAAGATACTGGGACGATGCATATTATTCTAAAAGCGATTATATATCATCATAA